The Bacteroidota bacterium genome window below encodes:
- a CDS encoding HAD-IIIA family hydrolase has product MKNFKETLHPIRCFVFDVDGVLTDNRVVVMPNELHRIMNIRDGFALKEAVDTGYHVIIISGGKSESVRTRLANLGIKDIYLGVKDKTVQLDEVKKMYGLKTDEILYMGDDIPDYYVMQQVGVPTCPNDAVHEIRELCTYVSPFNGGEGCVRDVIEQTLKLHGKWPVK; this is encoded by the coding sequence ATGAAAAATTTCAAAGAAACACTCCACCCTATCCGATGTTTTGTTTTTGATGTTGATGGAGTTTTAACCGACAACCGGGTTGTAGTTATGCCGAATGAATTGCACAGAATCATGAATATCCGTGATGGCTTTGCGTTAAAGGAAGCTGTGGATACCGGCTATCATGTGATCATCATTTCCGGCGGCAAGTCTGAAAGTGTCAGAACAAGACTTGCAAACCTTGGAATAAAAGATATTTATCTTGGTGTAAAGGATAAAACCGTTCAGTTAGATGAAGTAAAAAAAATGTACGGATTGAAAACAGATGAGATCTTATACATGGGTGATGACATTCCTGACTATTATGTAATGCAACAAGTCGGAGTTCCTACTTGTCCAAACGACGCTGTTCATGAAATACGCGAACTCTGTACTTACGTCAGCCCTTTCAATGGCGGCGAAGGATGTGTCAGAGATGTTATTGAACAAACACTGAAACTTCATGGCAAATGGCCGGTGAAATAA
- the ccsA gene encoding cytochrome c biogenesis protein CcsA codes for MKNNTTSVFSGLQWWKWLCIVLLFYTFYQGLMIEVPRMAILHETIRNLFFHVTMWFSMIIMMFASLVYGIRYLSSNDIKFDIKASESAYTGVFLGILGLATGSLWAKYTWGAWWVNDAKLNGAAAAMLVYFAYIILRGSIDDEHKRAKLSSVYGIFAFTMMLVFIMILPRLTDSLHPGNGGNPGFSNYDLDSKMRTVFYPAVIGWALLATWITEINVRIKVLKNKSEE; via the coding sequence ATGAAAAATAATACTACATCTGTATTTTCAGGTTTACAATGGTGGAAATGGCTCTGTATTGTATTGCTATTCTATACCTTTTACCAGGGACTTATGATTGAAGTGCCACGAATGGCAATTTTGCATGAAACGATCCGAAACTTATTCTTTCATGTAACGATGTGGTTCTCTATGATCATTATGATGTTTGCATCTTTGGTTTATGGTATCCGCTACCTTTCTTCAAACGATATCAAATTCGATATCAAAGCCAGTGAGTCTGCATATACCGGAGTATTTTTAGGAATCCTGGGTCTTGCAACAGGAAGTCTATGGGCAAAATATACCTGGGGCGCCTGGTGGGTCAATGATGCTAAATTAAATGGTGCAGCTGCAGCCATGCTTGTTTATTTTGCCTATATCATTTTGAGAGGATCAATTGATGATGAACATAAGAGAGCAAAGCTGTCAAGTGTGTATGGGATTTTTGCATTCACTATGATGCTTGTCTTCATTATGATTCTCCCTCGTCTTACAGATTCACTTCATCCGGGAAATGGCGGCAATCCCGGTTTCAGCAATTACGATCTTGATAGCAAAATGCGGACAGTTTTTTATCCTGCAGTAATTGGCTGGGCTCTGCTTGCAACCTGGATCACAGAAATTAACGTTCGAATAAAAGTCCTTAAAAATAAATCAGAAGAATAA
- a CDS encoding heme exporter protein CcmB: MNIVLQLIQKEIKSEWKQKYAFNGLLLYVVSTVFVCYLSFRQIVDLPTWNALFWIIQLFAGVNAISKSFLQEGRGRMLYYYTISNARSFILAKIIYNLLLMLVLSGFNLIFYSLFIGNPVQNMPMFILAMVLGSAGFSAVLAMVSAIASKAGNNFALMSILSFPILIPILMVTIRFSKNAMDGIAWAVNQQFAIILLALIAMVFALSYLLFPYLWRD; this comes from the coding sequence ATGAATATAGTATTGCAGCTTATACAAAAAGAAATTAAAAGCGAATGGAAGCAAAAGTATGCTTTCAATGGATTGCTATTGTATGTTGTAAGTACTGTATTTGTTTGCTATTTATCGTTCCGTCAAATTGTTGATCTGCCAACGTGGAATGCTTTATTCTGGATCATTCAACTTTTTGCAGGAGTAAATGCTATTTCAAAAAGTTTCCTGCAGGAAGGCCGCGGAAGGATGTTATATTATTATACTATTTCAAATGCAAGATCATTTATTTTAGCTAAGATCATTTACAATCTTCTGCTGATGTTAGTGCTGTCAGGTTTCAATCTTATTTTTTATTCACTCTTTATCGGAAATCCGGTGCAAAATATGCCAATGTTTATTCTGGCAATGGTCTTGGGAAGTGCAGGATTTTCAGCAGTACTGGCAATGGTTTCTGCAATTGCTTCAAAGGCAGGAAATAATTTTGCATTGATGTCGATCTTAAGTTTTCCTATCCTGATTCCTATTCTCATGGTCACCATCCGGTTTTCAAAGAATGCTATGGACGGAATTGCCTGGGCAGTGAATCAACAATTCGCAATTATATTACTTGCATTGATTGCAATGGTCTTTGCATTATCATATCTACTCTTCCCTTACCTTTGGCGTGATTAA
- a CDS encoding CcmD family protein, translating into MKKNHLLFYSILLSFLPLLTFAQGSTEEMADIMRSNGKIFVVIGVISIILLGILIFLLIIDKKVRVLEKNQHKK; encoded by the coding sequence ATGAAAAAAAATCACCTTCTCTTCTATTCAATACTCCTTTCGTTTCTTCCGCTATTGACCTTTGCACAAGGTAGTACTGAAGAAATGGCCGATATAATGAGATCGAATGGAAAGATCTTCGTTGTCATCGGAGTCATTAGCATCATTTTACTGGGTATTCTTATCTTTCTCCTCATCATTGACAAAAAAGTGCGTGTTTTAGAGAAAAATCAGCATAAAAAGTAA
- a CDS encoding cytochrome c maturation protein CcmE produces the protein MKKTHIIAIVIIAIAIGAILSTLADSSTYASFRVAEEEPSKTFHVVGKLNKDKPQEYNPKVDADLFSFFLVDNEGKEKQVQLHKAKPQDFEKSEQIVVIGKMEAGNFVASDILMKCPSKYNTSSEDMKAVTSQR, from the coding sequence ATGAAAAAAACGCACATTATTGCTATTGTCATTATTGCAATTGCAATCGGAGCAATCCTGAGTACACTTGCTGATTCCAGCACATACGCCTCTTTTCGTGTTGCTGAAGAAGAACCTTCAAAAACTTTTCATGTCGTAGGTAAATTAAATAAAGACAAACCACAGGAATACAATCCGAAAGTTGACGCAGACTTGTTCTCTTTTTTTCTGGTCGATAATGAAGGCAAAGAAAAACAAGTACAATTACATAAAGCTAAACCACAAGACTTCGAGAAATCAGAACAGATCGTTGTTATTGGAAAAATGGAAGCAGGAAATTTTGTTGCATCAGACATTCTGATGAAATGTCCTTCTAAGTACAATACTTCCAGTGAAGACATGAAAGCTGTAACTTCTCAACGTTGA
- a CDS encoding methylated-DNA--[protein]-cysteine S-methyltransferase, with amino-acid sequence MLHYKIIESPIGKILLISNESGLCFAEFEDDSNPDKKLKAIASKFKEEFCEGNNEILETTQHQLDLYFKKELTIFNIALSPFGTGFQKSVWNSLQEIPFGKIKTYKIQSENLQSPDAIRAIASANGKNPIAVIIPCHRVIGSDGTLTGYAGGLWRKKWLLEHEGSLNAGQVSLF; translated from the coding sequence ATGCTGCATTATAAAATTATCGAAAGCCCTATTGGTAAGATCCTGTTGATTTCAAATGAATCAGGACTTTGCTTTGCAGAATTTGAAGACGATTCCAATCCGGATAAAAAATTGAAAGCAATTGCTTCAAAATTTAAAGAAGAATTCTGCGAAGGGAATAATGAGATCCTGGAAACAACTCAACACCAATTAGACCTATACTTTAAAAAGGAATTAACAATTTTTAACATTGCACTCTCACCTTTTGGAACAGGTTTTCAGAAATCTGTCTGGAATTCATTGCAGGAAATACCTTTTGGTAAAATAAAAACGTACAAAATCCAATCAGAAAATCTTCAATCACCTGATGCGATACGGGCAATAGCAAGTGCAAATGGGAAAAATCCAATCGCAGTCATCATTCCATGCCATCGTGTAATTGGCTCAGATGGTACTTTAACCGGATATGCAGGGGGACTATGGCGTAAAAAATGGTTACTTGAACACGAAGGATCACTGAATGCAGGACAAGTGTCATTGTTTTGA
- the ccsA gene encoding cytochrome c biogenesis protein CcsA: MDIQYIGEQLLWGKIGNLLVFTAFTAALLAAISFYFAIRNEDKTWRKLARQAFAIHTISVTGIFALLFYLILNHRFEYVYVWEHSNTIMPLKYILSCFWEGQEGSFLLWMFWHCVLGWVLILTAGEWESGVMFVISMVQVFLGSMILGVVILGYKLGNNPFVLLREHPDFANLPFIKMPDYLARIKDGRGLNPLLQNYWMTIHPPTLFLGFASTVVPFAFAIAGLLRKKFSEWIKPALPWTFFGVMILGTGILMGAAWAYESLSFGGFWAWDPVENASLVPWMTLVGLAHVMLIYKHRKRSLISNYILAIATFFFILYSTFLTRSGILGNSSVHAFTDLGMSGHLLIYMLFFLVLSAFLLIKNYNALKESHEEEHLSSREFWMFIGMLVLVIGCLQITFTTSLPVFNKLFGLNMAAPTDAIDHYNKWQVPVAIFICLLIGIAQYFKYKKSEWKDIRKKLTLSLMLSLLVTGLSAFYLGTYRVHYYILFFASVFAVIANLSYIITILKGKLSNSGASIAHIGIGLILLGALVSNSKKEVISRNLKNVDLGKDMPNKENIMIEQKIDTLPMGSYYVTYSKRETEGVNVFFTIEYFKLNPLTGNKEKQFELKPFVQLNERMGNVAEPATKHFFDKDIYTHITYAEIEKAKSDHGEEGHNHEENEDYQPYKKQMLAVGDTFITSNSFVILRGLKKDLDRKDFELHDSDLIVGADLMIQDINKTTYESMPVFVIKDFSVYTKTSVVDELGLKFEFSKIDPGTGKIELAVAEKKENKSDFIVMKAIIFPYINILWIGCLFMIIGSLIAIRKMLKKVRKADNI; the protein is encoded by the coding sequence ATGGACATACAATACATAGGAGAACAACTCCTTTGGGGAAAGATTGGAAATCTTCTGGTATTTACTGCATTTACCGCAGCTCTATTGGCGGCAATCTCCTTTTATTTTGCTATTCGCAATGAAGATAAGACGTGGCGGAAACTTGCAAGACAGGCCTTTGCAATTCATACTATTTCAGTAACCGGAATTTTTGCATTACTATTTTATCTGATACTCAATCATCGGTTTGAGTATGTGTATGTATGGGAACACAGTAACACAATAATGCCGCTGAAATATATTCTCTCTTGTTTCTGGGAAGGACAAGAAGGAAGTTTTTTACTTTGGATGTTCTGGCATTGTGTTCTTGGATGGGTACTTATTCTAACCGCCGGTGAATGGGAAAGTGGAGTTATGTTCGTGATCTCAATGGTACAGGTTTTCCTGGGATCAATGATCCTCGGTGTTGTTATATTAGGATATAAACTTGGGAATAATCCTTTTGTTCTTTTACGCGAACATCCGGATTTTGCTAATCTGCCTTTCATTAAAATGCCGGATTACCTTGCCCGGATAAAAGATGGTCGTGGATTAAATCCGCTTCTGCAAAATTACTGGATGACGATTCATCCACCTACACTCTTCCTGGGCTTTGCTTCTACTGTTGTCCCGTTTGCATTTGCAATCGCAGGGTTATTAAGAAAGAAATTTTCAGAATGGATCAAGCCGGCATTACCATGGACTTTCTTCGGTGTAATGATCCTGGGAACAGGAATTCTGATGGGTGCTGCATGGGCTTACGAATCATTAAGCTTCGGTGGTTTCTGGGCATGGGATCCTGTTGAAAACGCTTCGTTAGTTCCATGGATGACATTGGTTGGTCTTGCGCACGTTATGCTGATCTATAAGCACAGAAAGCGTTCATTAATTTCGAATTACATTCTTGCAATTGCTACCTTTTTCTTTATCCTTTATTCTACCTTCCTTACAAGAAGTGGAATTTTAGGAAACTCTTCTGTTCATGCCTTTACCGATCTTGGAATGTCGGGTCACTTATTGATCTACATGTTATTCTTCCTTGTTCTTTCTGCCTTTCTGCTAATTAAAAATTACAATGCATTAAAAGAATCACATGAAGAAGAACATCTTTCTTCCCGTGAATTCTGGATGTTTATAGGGATGCTTGTTTTAGTGATCGGTTGTTTGCAAATTACATTTACAACATCATTGCCGGTGTTCAATAAATTATTTGGACTCAACATGGCAGCACCGACTGATGCCATCGACCATTATAATAAATGGCAGGTACCTGTTGCAATATTCATTTGTCTGCTGATTGGGATTGCTCAATACTTCAAATACAAAAAAAGTGAATGGAAAGATATCAGAAAAAAGCTGACCTTAAGTCTGATGCTTTCACTGCTGGTAACTGGTCTGAGTGCTTTTTATCTTGGAACATACAGAGTACATTATTATATTTTATTTTTCGCTAGTGTATTTGCTGTCATAGCGAATCTGTCTTACATCATAACTATATTAAAAGGTAAACTCAGTAACTCAGGTGCGTCAATTGCACACATCGGAATCGGATTAATATTACTTGGGGCACTTGTATCAAATTCTAAAAAAGAAGTGATTTCAAGAAACCTGAAAAATGTTGACCTTGGCAAAGACATGCCGAATAAGGAGAACATCATGATCGAACAAAAGATCGATACTCTTCCAATGGGCAGTTATTATGTCACCTATTCAAAACGTGAGACAGAAGGCGTAAACGTGTTTTTTACGATAGAATATTTTAAATTGAATCCTTTAACAGGCAATAAAGAAAAACAGTTTGAATTAAAACCGTTTGTTCAATTAAATGAAAGAATGGGAAATGTTGCAGAACCTGCAACCAAACATTTCTTTGATAAAGATATCTATACACATATTACTTATGCTGAAATTGAAAAAGCAAAAAGTGATCATGGTGAAGAGGGACACAATCACGAAGAGAACGAAGACTATCAACCTTATAAAAAACAAATGCTCGCTGTTGGTGATACATTTATTACCAGCAACAGTTTTGTCATTCTTCGAGGTCTGAAAAAAGATCTTGACAGGAAAGATTTCGAATTACACGATTCTGATCTTATCGTCGGTGCGGACTTGATGATTCAGGATATCAACAAAACTACTTACGAAAGTATGCCTGTTTTTGTGATCAAAGACTTTTCAGTTTATACGAAGACTTCAGTTGTTGACGAGTTAGGATTGAAATTTGAATTTTCAAAGATCGACCCGGGCACAGGGAAAATCGAACTTGCAGTTGCAGAAAAGAAAGAAAATAAATCAGACTTTATCGTAATGAAGGCTATCATCTTTCCATACATTAATATTCTATGGATAGGTTGTTTATTCATGATCATTGGCTCACTCATTGCCATCAGAAAGATGCTCAAGAAAGTCAGAAAAGCCGACAACATATAA
- the maf gene encoding septum formation protein Maf — protein sequence MKNFSSFNLILGSGSPRRKQLLSECGFDFRVRTNEIDETPPPGLLRSEIAMKLAEMKSDALRNTLTEKEILITADTIVCLDELVLNKPEDAQHAFEMLRKLSGKVHQVYTGVCISSKIKKIVFSCETDVEFNLLSDELIQRYVTEYSPFDKAGSYGAQECLPEELNPCSEAEKQFIRSIGKPDLFENTLVQTGKESIPIIKKITGSYFNVMGLPIVELTNQLNSFID from the coding sequence TTGAAAAATTTCTCATCCTTCAACTTAATTCTTGGCTCCGGATCTCCACGGAGAAAACAATTATTGTCCGAATGCGGATTTGACTTTAGGGTCAGGACCAATGAGATTGACGAAACTCCCCCACCCGGCCTTCTCCGTTCAGAAATTGCAATGAAACTTGCAGAAATGAAATCCGATGCATTGAGAAATACACTTACAGAAAAAGAAATCCTGATCACTGCAGATACAATAGTGTGCCTTGATGAACTTGTTTTGAATAAACCTGAAGACGCACAACATGCATTTGAAATGCTACGAAAGTTGAGTGGCAAAGTACATCAGGTTTATACCGGAGTTTGTATTTCCTCGAAAATAAAAAAGATTGTATTTTCTTGTGAGACAGATGTTGAATTCAATTTATTGAGTGACGAATTAATACAAAGGTATGTCACTGAATATTCTCCATTCGATAAAGCAGGATCTTATGGTGCTCAGGAATGTTTACCGGAAGAATTGAATCCTTGTTCAGAAGCCGAGAAACAATTTATCCGTTCTATCGGAAAACCTGATCTTTTTGAAAACACTTTAGTGCAAACCGGAAAAGAGAGCATTCCTATCATTAAAAAAATTACAGGAAGTTATTTCAATGTCATGGGTTTGCCAATTGTTGAGTTGACTAACCAACTGAATAGTTTTATCGACTGA
- a CDS encoding DUF2520 domain-containing protein, with translation MKIVIIGAGNLAWHIAPKLKKLGHEIIGVYSRTKKSADLLSKRIGSDSFSDIERIPENADLYIVALHDKAIASIVRQLKFIPKFIAHTSGATPLSAFPVKFKNVGVFYPLQSFSKNRTVKFDSVPFLIESKNTKTKKVLSDLARQFSNNVHFVSSEKRKRVHLAAVFANNFVNHMYSLSAEILQENQLSFDLLKPLIFETAAKIKENHPDKMQTGPARRNDQPVIKEHLKLLRGKKQRKDIYTLLNQSILDKFKVRN, from the coding sequence ATGAAGATAGTAATCATCGGTGCAGGGAATCTGGCGTGGCATATTGCCCCGAAACTGAAGAAGCTGGGACATGAGATCATAGGTGTTTATAGCAGGACAAAAAAATCAGCTGATTTACTATCGAAAAGAATCGGGTCAGATTCTTTTTCAGATATAGAAAGGATTCCGGAAAATGCAGATCTCTATATTGTAGCCCTTCATGATAAAGCTATTGCTTCAATTGTCAGACAATTAAAATTTATTCCCAAATTCATTGCACATACCAGCGGAGCAACTCCTCTGTCAGCTTTTCCGGTGAAGTTCAAAAATGTAGGTGTATTCTATCCGTTACAATCGTTTTCAAAAAACAGAACTGTCAAATTTGATTCTGTACCCTTTCTGATTGAAAGCAAGAATACGAAAACAAAAAAAGTTTTATCTGACCTTGCCCGGCAATTTTCCAATAATGTGCATTTCGTTTCTTCGGAGAAAAGAAAAAGAGTTCATCTGGCAGCTGTATTTGCAAATAATTTTGTCAATCATATGTATTCCTTGTCGGCAGAAATTTTACAGGAAAATCAATTATCATTTGATCTTTTAAAACCGTTGATTTTTGAAACGGCAGCTAAAATCAAAGAAAATCATCCTGATAAAATGCAAACCGGTCCGGCCAGAAGAAATGATCAACCTGTAATTAAGGAACACCTTAAACTTTTAAGAGGCAAAAAACAAAGAAAAGACATCTATACACTTTTGAATCAAAGTATTCTTGATAAGTTTAAAGTAAGGAATTAA
- a CDS encoding geranylgeranylglycerol-phosphate geranylgeranyltransferase, whose product MIFLKLIRWPNLIMIAVTQFLVRYCLIMPAFTVEYKVIDVFPDHLNKLQFLLLVASTLLIAAGGYIINDIQDTSIDLENKPGKNKINNGISEAFALRLYYILTIIGIACGFATAIMIQKLSLGFIPLFAAASLYMYSTFYKKRFLSGNIMIAILSALSVMIVGLFEPAFYKSFIYLLWYGVFAFEISLIREIIKDIEDKDGDEKAQSKSLPILHGIPKTKLVIYGLILFMIASIMHVLYYDFYENTVISFWVLTGIFILPLLILAYSIYISQEKKDYRFASGIAKAYMTLGIFSLFGFWYYFLR is encoded by the coding sequence ATGATTTTCCTGAAACTTATCAGATGGCCCAATCTGATTATGATAGCCGTTACACAATTTCTTGTTCGCTATTGTCTGATCATGCCGGCATTCACTGTTGAATACAAAGTAATTGATGTTTTTCCTGATCATCTCAATAAATTACAATTCCTTCTTTTGGTAGCGTCTACTCTTTTGATTGCTGCAGGAGGATATATTATTAATGACATTCAGGATACATCAATCGACCTTGAAAATAAGCCGGGGAAAAATAAAATAAACAATGGAATTTCAGAAGCGTTTGCGCTAAGACTGTATTATATCTTAACCATCATTGGAATCGCTTGCGGATTTGCAACAGCAATTATGATTCAAAAATTATCTTTAGGCTTCATTCCTCTTTTCGCTGCTGCGTCATTATATATGTATTCCACTTTCTATAAGAAAAGATTTCTTTCAGGAAACATAATGATCGCAATACTTTCTGCCTTAAGTGTAATGATAGTGGGCCTCTTTGAACCTGCTTTCTATAAAAGCTTTATCTATCTGCTTTGGTACGGCGTGTTTGCATTTGAAATTTCTTTGATCCGGGAAATCATAAAAGATATTGAAGACAAAGATGGTGATGAAAAAGCACAATCGAAGAGTCTGCCAATTCTACATGGCATTCCCAAAACAAAACTGGTCATCTATGGATTGATCCTATTTATGATAGCTTCCATCATGCATGTTCTGTACTATGATTTTTATGAGAATACTGTTATCAGTTTTTGGGTTCTTACAGGAATTTTTATTTTACCATTACTGATTCTTGCTTATTCAATTTACATTTCACAGGAAAAAAAAGATTATCGCTTCGCAAGTGGAATTGCTAAAGCATACATGACGTTGGGAATTTTCAGCTTATTCGGATTCTGGTATTATTTCTTAAGATAG
- a CDS encoding MBL fold metallo-hydrolase, with the protein MKISFHGAARTVTGSKHLLKLNSGLNILLDCGFFQGLGSETDALNRHFGFEPSEVDILILSHAHIDHSGNIPLLVKQGFKGKIYCTAATHDLAAIMLADTAHIQENDLKYINKKREAKGKTLLEPIYTIEDVDAAMELFFTLPYRKEIEIAPDVKVSFTDSGHILGAAAVNMKIKENGKEIRLTFTGDIGRPGDKILKVPDPFPQAEYIICESTYGNRLHDTTEDSERKLLDIVKQTCIEKKGKLIIPAFSLGRTQEVVYVLNILKNAGLLPPIPVYVDSPLSVNATAIMKAHPECFNGEILKLLREDPDPFGFDNLHYIQQVKDSIALNDMDKPMIIISASGMADAGRVKHHIKNNIKDKKNTILLVGYCSPGSLGGRLAAGQKEVHIFGKEYEVLCDVVQMNSYSAHGDYNEMLQYLSCQKPEEIKEMFLVHGEYEVQVDWKEKLLDKGFRKITIPELHSTFEIN; encoded by the coding sequence ATGAAAATTTCTTTTCATGGTGCAGCACGCACAGTTACCGGAAGTAAGCATTTGCTAAAACTGAATAGTGGTTTGAATATCTTGCTGGATTGCGGATTTTTTCAAGGACTTGGTTCGGAAACAGATGCTTTAAACCGCCACTTTGGCTTTGAACCTTCGGAAGTTGATATCCTTATTCTATCACATGCTCATATTGACCATTCAGGAAATATTCCATTGTTGGTAAAACAAGGTTTTAAAGGTAAGATCTACTGTACAGCAGCGACTCATGATCTGGCTGCAATAATGCTTGCTGATACGGCACATATTCAGGAAAATGATCTCAAATACATTAATAAGAAACGAGAAGCAAAAGGTAAAACTCTGCTAGAACCCATTTATACTATTGAAGATGTCGATGCAGCAATGGAATTGTTTTTCACACTTCCTTATCGTAAAGAAATTGAGATTGCTCCTGATGTTAAAGTATCTTTTACTGACAGCGGACACATCCTTGGTGCAGCTGCTGTTAATATGAAAATAAAAGAAAACGGAAAAGAGATACGATTGACATTTACCGGTGATATAGGCAGGCCTGGAGATAAAATTTTAAAAGTTCCGGACCCTTTTCCACAAGCAGAATATATTATTTGTGAAAGTACTTACGGTAACAGACTTCATGATACAACAGAAGATTCTGAAAGAAAGTTGCTTGACATTGTTAAGCAAACATGTATAGAAAAGAAAGGAAAGCTGATCATTCCTGCCTTTAGTCTTGGAAGAACGCAGGAAGTAGTTTACGTTCTGAACATCCTGAAAAATGCAGGTCTACTCCCTCCTATTCCTGTTTATGTTGATAGTCCACTATCTGTTAATGCTACTGCCATTATGAAAGCTCATCCGGAATGTTTCAATGGTGAGATACTTAAATTATTAAGAGAAGATCCGGATCCTTTTGGTTTTGATAACCTCCATTACATTCAGCAGGTGAAAGATTCTATTGCATTAAACGATATGGATAAACCGATGATCATTATTTCTGCATCGGGTATGGCGGATGCCGGAAGAGTAAAACATCATATTAAAAATAACATCAAGGATAAAAAGAACACAATTCTATTAGTAGGATATTGTTCACCCGGCTCTTTAGGTGGAAGGCTTGCAGCCGGACAAAAAGAAGTCCACATATTTGGAAAAGAATATGAGGTTTTATGTGACGTTGTTCAAATGAATAGTTACAGTGCGCATGGTGATTATAATGAGATGTTACAATATCTTTCTTGTCAGAAACCGGAAGAAATTAAAGAAATGTTCTTAGTACATGGTGAGTATGAAGTTCAGGTTGACTGGAAAGAGAAATTACTCGATAAAGGTTTCAGAAAAATTACCATCCCTGAACTACATTCAACTTTTGAAATAAACTGA
- a CDS encoding EamA family transporter — protein MEKQKDSGIRTAYLKMHLAIFLWGFTGLLGQKIHLNEGMLVWYRMLLSSLAILGIFYYRKSFPKIKTREIWMIGAIGFLVMLHWVAFYGSIKASSISVAMICLSAIALFSSILEPLINKAPFDFVEILFSAMAVTGISTIYNSDVTASTGIILGLISAFLSALFSTFNKRIAGKYETLTISFIELSFGFGFLTLLLPVYFLFADSSKLIPDWSDLFYLLILSLFCTVLTWILSLQALRKVSAYTMGLALNLEPIYGIILAILFANEGRLMNSGFITGAVIILVTVVLHTIYKARKTKLAKQNAAL, from the coding sequence ATGGAAAAGCAAAAAGATTCCGGGATCAGAACAGCATATTTGAAAATGCATCTTGCCATTTTCTTATGGGGATTCACGGGCCTGCTGGGCCAGAAGATCCACCTTAATGAAGGCATGTTAGTATGGTATAGAATGCTCTTAAGTAGCCTGGCCATACTTGGAATATTTTATTACAGAAAATCTTTTCCCAAAATAAAAACCCGCGAGATCTGGATGATCGGCGCAATTGGTTTTTTAGTTATGCTGCATTGGGTCGCATTCTACGGTTCAATAAAAGCCAGCAGTATTTCTGTTGCAATGATCTGTCTTTCCGCCATTGCACTCTTCTCCTCTATTCTTGAACCATTGATCAACAAAGCACCATTTGATTTTGTCGAGATCTTGTTTAGCGCAATGGCCGTTACGGGAATTTCAACCATTTACAATTCTGATGTTACTGCTTCTACAGGAATTATTCTTGGACTGATAAGTGCATTCTTAAGTGCACTCTTTTCAACATTCAATAAACGTATAGCCGGAAAATATGAAACTCTTACAATTAGCTTCATAGAATTATCATTCGGATTCGGATTTCTCACATTGCTTCTTCCGGTCTATTTTTTATTTGCTGACAGTTCGAAACTGATTCCTGACTGGTCAGACTTATTTTATTTGTTGATCCTATCCTTGTTTTGTACAGTATTAACCTGGATACTATCTTTACAGGCATTAAGAAAAGTTTCTGCATATACGATGGGACTTGCATTGAACCTTGAACCTATTTATGGAATTATACTTGCAATTCTATTTGCAAACGAAGGGCGCTTAATGAATAGCGGATTTATAACAGGAGCAGTTATTATTCTGGTCACAGTTGTCCTGCACACGATTTATAAAGCAAGAAAAACAAAACTGGCAAAGCAAAATGCTGCATTATAA